The sequence AGCGTCGAAACCGTAGGGCAGCTGGGGAAGTTCAAAAGCCATGATGTGTCTCCTTTCGGCAGAATCTCGGAGTTCGTCTTTTCTGCCTGTTCACTTCCAGTGTAGCCCTCACAGACACCGGAATGCCAAGAGCTTCTAGAGAAACTTAATTCCCGGGCCAGCGCGGGACGGGAAGCGGTGCGCTATGGTGGAAAGCGTGACCACCGAAGCTGGACCCCAGGGCAGTCGGGCTGCCATTCGCCTCCTCCAGGGCTATCTCTGGCACCCGCGTGAACTGAGCATGGACCTGGACGCCTATCTGCCCCGCGAGCTGGACGAGGCCAACGTCCTGTGGGATGAGATTGATCCGCCGTTCGCCTTTTTCGACAACGGTGAGCCGAGCAGCGGGCAGGTGTTCTACCAGTTCACCGTGCTGCGCGTGTACGAGGAGCGCCCGGGTGCCGAGCAGCTGCACGCCGACGCTCAGGAGGCCAGTCAGGCGCTGGAGCCGCTGCTCCAG is a genomic window of Deinococcus proteolyticus MRP containing:
- a CDS encoding DUF3208 domain-containing protein — its product is MVESVTTEAGPQGSRAAIRLLQGYLWHPRELSMDLDAYLPRELDEANVLWDEIDPPFAFFDNGEPSSGQVFYQFTVLRVYEERPGAEQLHADAQEASQALEPLLQATPAGLGWQLMEDLREL